The proteins below are encoded in one region of Festucalex cinctus isolate MCC-2025b chromosome 2, RoL_Fcin_1.0, whole genome shotgun sequence:
- the slc15a1b gene encoding solute carrier family 15 member 1b — protein sequence MGEKGETGKSKSKSALVCGFPISIFFIVVNEFCERFSYYGMRAVLVLYFKYFLRWDDDFATTIYHTFVALCYLTPILGAIVADSWLGKFKTIVYLSIVYALGQVVLAVSAIHDITDTNHDGTPDNMAFHVALSMVGLLLIALGTGGIKPCVAAFGGDQFEDHQEKQRSTFFSIFYLSINAGSLLSTVITPILRAQECGIHSQQKCYPLAFGVPAALMVVALIVFIVGSGMYNKTAPQGNIMVKVCRCIGFAISNRFRHRHPTYPKRAHWMDWAEERYDKLLIAQVKMVLKVLFLYIPLPMFWALFDQQGSRWTLQATTMDGDFGVLVIQPDQMQTVNPILILILVPIVDSVVYPLFSKCKLNFTPLKRMTVGMFFAALAFVAAGLVQIQIDETLPSFPLGTESQVKFLNMLNKPLDIKAGPESLQLDAFTANNDYLTFDDSFSLELGPDAIYPISLSDGSRNTIVILQDEALAMPVVFEDITAKPEQGANAIRFFNGLGSNLNITIGNLDFNGVTASNMSKYLHVPQGNAQFLIRNITGGECVYNQQFGFGSSYTLVIPPTFTFGPNCEQELRQVNDIKPNSFHMAWQIPQYFLITAGEVVFSVTGLEFSYSQAPSNMKSVLQAGWLLTVAVGNIIVLIVAEAATLQDQWAEYILFASLLVGVCISFAIMAYFYTYIDPAKIEAQFREMEPKDKWKNMHGKDSVEPYNEEKRSDSSSDEEEEFTQTKL from the exons ATGGGAG AGAAAGGTGAAACGGGGAAGTCCAAGTCAAAAAGT GCTTTGGTGTGTGGCTTCCCAATTAGCATCTTTTTTATTGTGGTCAATGAGTTCTGTGAGCGCTTCTCGTATTATGGCATGCGAG CTGTGCTGGTGCTTTACTTTAAGTACTTCCTGAGGTGGGATGATGACTTTGCCACCACCATCTACCATACCTTTGTTGCCCTCTGCTACCTGACGCCAATCCTTGGCGCCATTGTGGCCGATTCGTGGCTCGGCAAGTTCAA GACTATCGTGTACCTGTCCATTGTGTACGCCTTGGGGCAGGTGGTCTTGGCGGTCAGTGCTATCCATGACATCACAGACACCAACCATGACGGAACCCCGGACAACATGGCTTTCCACGT CGCTCTGTCCATGGTGGGGCTGCTGCTTATAGCGCTGGGAACAGGAGGCATCAAACCTTGTGTCGCAGCCTTTGGCGGAGACCAGTTTGAAGACCATCAG GAGAAGCAGAGAAGcacctttttttccattttctacCTGTCAATCAATGCAGGCAGTCTGCTGTCCACAGTCATTACCCCCATCCTCAGAG CTCAGGAGTGTGGCATCCACAGCCAGCAGAAATGTTATCCGCTGGCTTTCGGTGTGCCCGCAGCCCTCATGGTGGTCGCTCTAA TTGTGTTCATTGTGGGAAGTGGAATGTACAATAAGACCGCTCCTCAGGGGAACATCATGGTAAAAGTCTGCAGATGCATTGGG TTTGCTATCAGTAACCGCTTCAGGCATCGTCATCCAACATACCCAAAAAGAGCACACTGGATGGACTGGGCTGAAGAAAGATATGAC AAACTTTTGATTGCCCAGGTGAAGATGGTGCTGAAGGTGCTGTTCCTCTACATCCCCCTACCAATGTTCTGGGCGCTCTTTGACCAGCAG GGATCAAGATGGACCCTCCAGGCGACAACCATGGACGGTGACTTT GGAGTCCTCGTTATCCAGCCTGACCAGATGCAG ACGGTCAACCCCATCTTGATCCTGATTCTGGTGCCGATCGTGGACAGTGTGGTCTACCCGCTCTTCTCCAAGTGCAAGTTAAACTTCAC TCCGTTGAAGAGGATGACCGTGGGGATGTTCTTCGCCGCCTTGGCATTTGTTGCCGCAGGTCTGGTTCAGATCCAGATTGAT GAAACCCTGCCCAGCTTTCCATTAGGCACTGAGAGCCAAGTGAAGTTTCTCAACATGCTGAACAAGCCATTAGACATCAAGGCTGGGCCCGAATCACTTCAGTTGGACGCTTTCACG GCCAACAATGACTACTTGACCTTCGATGACTCATTTTCCCTGGAACTGGGCCCCGACGCTATTTATCCCATCAGTTTAAGTGACGGCTCTCGGAATACTATCGTGATCCTTCAGGATGAGGCTCTGGCCATGCCAGTCGTG TTTGAAGACATCACGGCCAAGCCAGAACAGGGTGCTAATGCTATAAG ATTTTTCAATGGCCTCGGCTCTAATTTGAACATAACAATTGGTAATCTGGACTTTAATGGTGTTACCGCATCaaacatgtcaaaatatttgCATGTACCACAAGGGAA TGCACAATTCCTGATCAGGAACATTACAGGAGGCGAGTGCGTCTACAACCAGCAGTTTGGCTTCGGCAGCTCTTACACCTTGGTCATCCCGCCCACTTTCACATTTGGACCAAAT TGTGAACAAGAACTCCGTCAGGTGAATGACATCAAACCAAACTCGTTCCACATGGCCTGGCAGATTCCTCAGTACTTCCTCATCACTGCAGGAGAGGttgtcttttctgttacagGCCTGGAATTCTCCTACTCACAG GCGCCCAGCAATATGAAATCAGTGCTGCAGGCCGGTTGGCTTTTAACAGTCGCTGTCGGTAATATCATTGTGCTCATTGTTGCCGAGGCAGCAACACTCCAAGATCAG TGGGCCGAGTACATTCTCTTTGCATCCTTGCTGGTGGGGGTGTGCATCAGCTTTGCCATCATGGCCTACTTCTACACATACATTGACCCCGCCAAGATCGAAGCGCAGTTCAGGGAGATGGAGCCCAAGGACAAGTGGAAGAACATGCATGGAAAAGACTCAGTTGAGCCTTACAATGAAGAAAAGCGCTCTGATTCCAGCTCGGATGAGGAGGAAGAGTTCACGCAGacaaagttgtaa